One window of Ananas comosus cultivar F153 unplaced genomic scaffold, ASM154086v1, whole genome shotgun sequence genomic DNA carries:
- the LOC109704984 gene encoding uncharacterized protein LOC109704984 — MLKEWAIFKQKQLLGHFGVDYYAPDGDGDVILLPPLGPPKERDTLQSLGYKILNDHPGWCGMNRVFGDSIEVEGLIEWGNYTISHYTTQLRRAGILGGIVASRGKYSKNINIIKALVELWCSETNTFHLPYGEVGISLWEIKELSGLPIIGDMYDEYIPPNYELYNKNNYPNCVRELFDVYQWLMARSSNKRVRYDLWVNFFYTSCKKLNRSKSRNISNRELAPSYTEDTTRAAYISLWLCNFVMPSGLDHFIKPETFIMASKLALGEKVSLAPAILCAIHAGLSFMSDHSEGPAHPGPQFPVNFLYEWIGLHFEQTYSRKVISDNIKNIASLRSPPQMIFFMDAAASPFNAKRARIHLRSSAHFVWRPLPYSYSFVNDGWLYDAKLAPGECKYPREVYEYIISIRQSVLPLRLGNKLHTQPYNPHRFARQFGFDQSFPESINVPKLASHLGTLARCWNHFLRYGTSTNYFIPKKDRIGKPTLHYARWWSNSVHSSFKHGVGYLLNTDDPRKKKKKSAIIGKDSDFDERLTSSNVRDERVLNIPEPKGKELDLFPEYDHIQADLSDDSPQREVLGLSFPIHEDDRSKVF, encoded by the coding sequence ATGTTAAAAGAATGGGCGATATTTAAACAGAAACAGTTGTTGGGTCATTTTGGGGTTGACTATTATGCTCCTGATGGTGACGGCGATGTTATATTATTGCCTCCATTAGGTCCTCCGAAAGAAAGAGACACGTTACAATCTCTAGGGTATAAAATACTTAATGATCACCCTGGATGGTGTGGAATGAATAGAGTTTTTGGAGATAGCATTGAGGTAGAAGGTTTGATTGAATGGGGAAATTATACTATCTCTCATTATACTACTCAGTTACGTCGTGCTGGCATTTTGGGGGGTATCGTAGCTTCACGGGGGAAGTACAGTAAAAACATCAATATCATTAAGGCATTGGTGGAGCTATGGTGTTCGGAGACAAATACTTTTCATCTTCCATATGGTGAGGTTGGGATTTCTTTATGGGAAATTaaagaacttagtgggcttccgatTATCGGCGATATGTATGATGAATATATACCTCCAAATTATGAACTTTATAATAAGAACAATTATCCCAATTGTGTTAGGGAGCTTTTTGATGTTTATCAGTGGCTTATGGCTCGATCTTCTAATAAGCGTGTGCGGTATGATTTATGGGTAAATTTCTTTTACACGAGCTGTAAGAAGTTGAATCGATCTAAGTCTCGGAATATAAGCAATAGAGAACTCGCTCCCTCATATACGGAAGATACGACTCGAGCGGCCTACATTTCCTTATGGTTATGCAACTTTGTAATGCCTTCTGGGTTAGATCATTTCATCAAGCCGGAGACATTTATTATGGCTTCTAAGCTGGCATTAGGTGAAAAGGTTTCCTTAGCCCCTGCCATTCTTTGTGCTATCCATGCTGGTTTGTCTTTTATGAGTGATCATTCCGAAGGTCCTGCGCATCCTGGGCCTCAATTTCCTGTTAATTTTCTATATGAGTGGATCGGTCTTCATTTTGAACAGACTTATTCTAGAAAAGTAATCAGTGATAATATCAAGAACATTGCTAGCTTACGAAGCCCTCCtcaaatgatattttttatggATGCGGCGGCTTCTCCTTTTAATGCTAAGCGGGCACGGATTCATCTCAGATCGAGTGCTCATTTTGTGTGGCGTCCCTTAccatattcttattcttttgttAACGATGGTTGGCTTTATGATGCAAAATTGGCTCCAGGAGAGTGTAAGTATCCGAGAGAGGTCTATGAGTATATAATTTCTATCAGACAGAGCGTGCTTCCACTTCGTTTGGGGAACAAATTGCACACACAGCCGTATAATCCTCACCGTTTTGCTCGACAATTTGGCTTCGATCAGTCTTTTCCTGAAAGTATCAATGTTCCTAAGTTAGCGAGTCATCTTGGGACACTTGCTCGGTGTTGGAATCATTTTCTTCGATATGGCACTTCCACTAACTATTTTATACCAAAGAAAGACCGGATTGGCAAACCGACTTTACATTATGCGCGTTGGTGGTCTAATAGCGTGCATTCAAGCTTCAAGCATGGAGTGGGTTATTTACTTAATACAGATGATCCccgcaagaagaagaagaaaagtgcTATTATTGGTAAAGATTCTGATTTTGATGAGAGGTTAACCTCGTCAAATGTTAGAGATGAAAGGGTTCTGAATATTCCAGAACCAAAGGGAAAAGAACTGGACTTATTTCCAGAATATGATCATATTCAAGCTGATCTTTCAGATGACTCCCCTCAACGTGAAGTTCTTGGCCTCAGTTTTCCAATCCACGAGGACGATAGATCCaaggtattttaa